GATCGGCTACCCTTGTCTTTGCAAAATGTAGTTAAATCTTGGAATGAGTTAAGCGGCGGTATCTAAGCAAGTGTAGATTGGGTTGGACAAAAAGTTCAACCCAATTTTTAGCTAAAAAAATACTTCTCTACAATAACAATTTGAGGGCTAATTGAAAGCCCGGTACAACTTCTTCACCACTTAAATTTGCTGTAGCTGGATATTGGGTAATTGTGCCGTCGGCACGGTAAACTAAAGCTTGTTGATTTTGACGATCGATTAACCATCCTAACTTTACGCCATTAGCAATATACTCTTGCATTTTTGCTTTCAGCGTCTCTAAATTATCAGTTTTCGAGCGAATTTCAATCGCGAAATCTGGAGCCAAATTAATAAATTCATCTTCTCCCCGATCCCAGTTTACAGGTAAGCGTCCCTTAGCGACAAAAGCAGCATCTGGCGATCGCACTGCTCCATTTTTTAGTTTAAAACCAGTAGAAGAACTAAAAACATGACCCAGGTCATTATTTTCTACCCAAATTAGTAAATAAGCGCCTGCTTTTAGTTCCCTATTTCCAGAAATTCCTCCAGTTGGTGGCATAGTTACTAATGTACCATCAGCATTACGTTCAAAGCGCAGTTCGCTATTTTGAGAACTAAGCTGCATTAGTTCTTCATCTGTTACTGTATAAAAAGACTTTACCATGTTTCAGCTATTAATTATTAGTTGATATTGAGGATAATTTTGTACCTTGTTTTAATTTTAACTGCGGGGGTCGAGAGCATCTCGGAAACCGTCGCCAAGAAGGTTAAAAGCGAGGACAATTAAAGTAATAAATAAACCAGGAAAAATGGTTGTCCAAGGTGCAGAAAGAGAATAACCCCCTTTAAAAGCATCTGCAATCATTGTCCCTAATTCTGGCGTCGGTGGTTGTGCACCTAAACCCAAAAAACCCAAACCTGCGGCTTCGAGAGTAGCAGTAGCGATCGCCAGTGTTCCTTGAACTACAATTGGACTTAAACTAGCAGGTAAAATATGCCGCAAAATAATCCTTTGGGGGGATGCGCCTAAAGCTTTTGCAGCTTGGACAAATTCTTGCTCTCGCAGAGAGAGTACCATACTGCGAGTCAGACGGATAAAAATTGGAATTTGCACGATCCCCACCGCTAGCATAACACCCGACAAACTCGGTCCGACAACAGTGACAATGGCGATCGCTAAAAGTATCGACGGAAATGCTAACAATATATCCGTCAGCCAATTAATAAAAGTTTCCGCTAGCCCCCGAAAATAGCCAGCCACTAACCCAAAAAACGTCCCAATTACTAATCCTAACCCTACAGAAATAGGTCCCACAATTAAAGAAGTGCGAACCCCATACCAACACAAAGTTAACACATCTCTACCTAAACTATCAGTGCCAAACCAATGTTCCCAACTCGGCATTTTTAGTCTTGCTGCATAGTCACGGGCAGTAGTAGGATCGTAAGGACGCAATACAGGAGCTAAA
The Oscillatoria salina IIICB1 genome window above contains:
- a CDS encoding Uma2 family endonuclease, which translates into the protein MVKSFYTVTDEELMQLSSQNSELRFERNADGTLVTMPPTGGISGNRELKAGAYLLIWVENNDLGHVFSSSTGFKLKNGAVRSPDAAFVAKGRLPVNWDRGEDEFINLAPDFAIEIRSKTDNLETLKAKMQEYIANGVKLGWLIDRQNQQALVYRADGTITQYPATANLSGEEVVPGFQLALKLLL
- a CDS encoding ABC transporter permease codes for the protein MQVISREKRVTNDKLYWVDIFLKIWQSPAGKIGLILTVLIIVLAILAPVLRPYDPTTARDYAARLKMPSWEHWFGTDSLGRDVLTLCWYGVRTSLIVGPISVGLGLVIGTFFGLVAGYFRGLAETFINWLTDILLAFPSILLAIAIVTVVGPSLSGVMLAVGIVQIPIFIRLTRSMVLSLREQEFVQAAKALGASPQRIILRHILPASLSPIVVQGTLAIATATLEAAGLGFLGLGAQPPTPELGTMIADAFKGGYSLSAPWTTIFPGLFITLIVLAFNLLGDGFRDALDPRS